A single Cupriavidus sp. D39 DNA region contains:
- a CDS encoding tyrosine-type recombinase/integrase translates to MTTDKMAKRSTGVHRRSGSNVWQWKIKAPKDLRHLYPSEWAHRCSLGTPVLQDANRKATELNAEWHARFHEQRIALNPLRIEKVTPEMGRMIAQRTLHDTLNREDVRIDQSWRKDLLRYHRGVGIVGMQSVAQDMGIAFTEDTPGAGEALRHYLQHLEEPLSAKLVEQPPAPTPKAIADAKPRTLRDVFDRWKAAKRQDTIDKTERVLEMFEQQFGNPPLTTIKRDQGDAFRAWLLQQDGASKTKHDRLTALKSLFNYARSDLEWLDRNPWERLDIEYKTENKRRPWTAAQVQAFFSLPLFTRYDLPTNQWRAGRDAAYWIPLLGLFTGARISELCQLRAVDVVTRDDQTFICINDEGEGSTVKTAAGVRDIPLHSELVRLGFLEYVEATKQVGHDRLWPDLKLRKDKPGGYFSAWFGEARKLVDEGVPDFHSLRHTVRTKMTEAGIADAVQDKITGHDGPGSVGTKVYSHPVAILRTAVEAIKYPGLALGKVYGQPAGKY, encoded by the coding sequence ATGACGACTGACAAAATGGCAAAGCGATCCACTGGCGTTCACCGCCGTAGCGGTTCCAACGTCTGGCAATGGAAAATCAAAGCACCGAAAGACCTTCGACACCTGTACCCATCCGAATGGGCGCATCGGTGTTCGCTTGGGACTCCTGTCCTTCAAGACGCCAACCGCAAGGCTACCGAACTTAACGCAGAGTGGCATGCTCGCTTTCATGAGCAGCGCATAGCGTTGAACCCGTTGCGGATTGAGAAAGTCACGCCCGAAATGGGGCGGATGATTGCTCAACGGACACTGCATGACACCCTCAACAGGGAGGATGTGCGGATCGACCAGTCTTGGCGCAAGGACTTACTCCGATACCATCGCGGCGTGGGCATAGTTGGGATGCAATCCGTTGCGCAAGACATGGGGATTGCCTTTACCGAAGACACACCCGGAGCCGGTGAGGCTCTGCGGCACTACCTGCAACACCTAGAAGAACCTCTGAGTGCAAAGCTTGTAGAGCAACCCCCAGCACCGACACCGAAAGCGATTGCAGACGCAAAGCCACGCACCCTACGGGATGTGTTTGACCGCTGGAAAGCGGCAAAGCGTCAGGATACGATTGACAAGACCGAACGAGTACTGGAGATGTTTGAGCAGCAGTTCGGCAACCCTCCCCTGACGACAATCAAGCGCGATCAAGGCGATGCCTTCCGGGCATGGCTACTGCAACAAGACGGGGCATCCAAGACCAAGCATGATCGACTGACGGCGTTGAAGTCGTTGTTCAACTACGCACGTAGCGATCTGGAATGGCTTGACCGTAATCCGTGGGAACGTCTTGATATCGAGTACAAGACCGAGAACAAGCGGCGACCTTGGACGGCAGCGCAAGTACAAGCATTCTTCTCGTTGCCACTGTTCACCCGGTACGACTTGCCCACAAACCAATGGAGGGCCGGTAGGGATGCTGCGTACTGGATTCCGTTGCTAGGCTTGTTCACTGGCGCACGCATCAGTGAACTTTGCCAACTCCGTGCTGTGGATGTTGTCACCCGTGACGATCAAACATTCATCTGCATCAACGACGAAGGCGAAGGCTCAACCGTCAAGACGGCGGCAGGCGTCCGAGACATTCCATTGCACAGCGAACTCGTTCGGCTTGGGTTCCTTGAGTACGTGGAAGCTACCAAGCAAGTCGGGCATGATCGGCTATGGCCTGATTTGAAGCTTCGCAAGGATAAACCCGGCGGTTACTTCTCCGCGTGGTTTGGTGAGGCCCGGAAGCTGGTAGATGAAGGCGTACCAGACTTCCACAGCTTGCGGCATACGGTGCGCACCAAGATGACTGAAGCCGGGATTGCAGACGCCGTGCAAGACAAAATTACGGGGCACGATGGTCCGGGCAGCGTAGGGACTAAGGTCTACAGCCATCCGGTTGCGATACTGCGCACCGCAGTGGAAGCGATCAAGTATCCCGGACTGGCCTTGGGCAAGGTGTACGGGCAGCCAGCCGGAAAGTACTGA
- a CDS encoding primase-helicase family protein — protein MSQSANPQFLLFSRYLDSLGWCFLASEKYTTVRLYNRFTRVTPPEAALPDMFRRWDTTNTPPDGIAGYLRRSLPLVFGHKFQPAGDNFVSEYGTLWCNTYRQFEPVTTDTKISPLFTEFLERLFPDGYDRRTCTQWLAHCFQKPQERPSWHLLLVSQSGTGKGFLFNEILAPLLLHTSIAPSFTKITSQFSTVLEDNLLCLLDDPRKGSDETMTRLKSILSEESAPVEHKGEMARMVRTYTRFILASNLDRPLRLDEDDRRWFSPAKLVHRESKEETQEFISRLGAWLDEPDSLSIIYNWFMQYDLSGFNPKHIAQSQQLLTMIGMSKNALDDVYADYFAENPVLHVTDLQKHIVDSGYTKPQNAAINHALVESGYRSQELLLEGNRRRYWVRCELDRKAAQAILDAVPAF, from the coding sequence ATGTCACAATCAGCTAACCCGCAATTCTTGTTGTTTTCCCGTTACCTCGACTCCTTGGGCTGGTGCTTCCTCGCTTCCGAGAAGTACACCACCGTCCGTCTATACAATCGCTTCACTAGGGTTACACCACCCGAGGCAGCGTTACCAGATATGTTTAGACGATGGGACACCACCAACACCCCTCCCGATGGAATCGCCGGATATCTCCGGCGCTCTCTACCCCTCGTGTTTGGACACAAGTTCCAACCTGCCGGTGACAATTTCGTAAGTGAATACGGCACGCTATGGTGCAACACTTATCGCCAATTCGAGCCAGTCACCACAGACACCAAAATCTCCCCACTATTTACCGAATTCTTGGAACGTTTGTTCCCTGACGGATACGACCGGCGCACATGTACACAATGGCTTGCCCACTGTTTTCAAAAGCCACAGGAACGTCCGTCATGGCATTTACTTCTCGTCAGCCAGAGCGGAACTGGTAAAGGTTTTCTCTTCAATGAAATCCTAGCTCCGCTGCTGCTGCACACGTCGATAGCTCCAAGCTTTACCAAGATTACATCGCAATTCTCTACCGTGCTGGAAGATAATCTATTGTGCCTTCTGGACGATCCACGGAAGGGTAGCGATGAAACCATGACACGCCTGAAATCAATATTGTCTGAAGAATCGGCACCTGTGGAGCACAAAGGCGAGATGGCAAGAATGGTACGCACATACACCAGATTCATTCTCGCTTCCAACCTTGACCGTCCATTACGCCTTGACGAAGACGATAGGAGATGGTTTTCACCTGCCAAGCTGGTACACCGTGAATCGAAGGAAGAGACGCAGGAATTTATCTCTCGACTTGGCGCATGGCTGGACGAGCCTGACAGCCTGAGCATTATCTACAACTGGTTTATGCAATATGACTTGTCAGGATTCAACCCGAAGCATATTGCACAAAGTCAGCAGCTACTGACGATGATTGGCATGAGCAAGAATGCTTTGGATGACGTCTATGCAGACTACTTCGCAGAGAATCCAGTGTTGCATGTTACCGACCTGCAAAAACATATCGTTGACTCTGGTTACACCAAGCCGCAAAACGCCGCCATCAATCACGCCCTGGTAGAGAGTGGCTACCGGTCGCAAGAACTTCTACTTGAAGGAAACCGCAGACGGTATTGGGTCAGGTGCGAACTAGACCGGAAAGCCGCTCAAGCCATCCTAGACGCTGTGCCAGCCTTCTGA
- a CDS encoding LysR family transcriptional regulator — translation MNLARFDLVTLGLFVAVARQGSISAGARQSHLAVAAASKRISDLEAAVGAPLFFRHAAGVQLTEAGQACFHHALTILQDVERMAGVMSDYASGVRGQVRVCANTSAITQFLPDDLATFMALHPTIRIELEEQNSSEIVAALVENRADVGIFADRTPSAGLVTVEYRQDELVLVTPPGHPLSERGPVRYADTLEYDFVSLPQVTSLAARLLEESSRLDRPFRLRIQVRSFDAMCRMVMAGLGVGVLPRIAAEPHVQSMGLSLVGLQDAWARRTLLIGMRDPAGLTVSARLLITHLCGDRAPF, via the coding sequence ATGAATCTCGCCCGTTTCGACCTTGTCACGCTTGGCCTGTTCGTGGCCGTGGCCCGCCAGGGCAGCATTTCCGCCGGCGCGCGCCAGTCGCACCTGGCGGTGGCGGCGGCGAGCAAGCGTATTTCCGACCTGGAGGCCGCCGTTGGCGCGCCGCTGTTCTTCCGCCACGCGGCCGGGGTGCAGCTGACCGAGGCCGGGCAGGCGTGCTTTCACCATGCGCTGACCATCCTGCAGGACGTGGAACGCATGGCCGGCGTGATGTCGGATTACGCCAGCGGCGTGCGCGGCCAGGTGCGCGTGTGCGCCAACACCTCGGCCATCACGCAGTTCCTGCCCGACGACCTGGCGACCTTCATGGCGCTGCATCCCACCATCCGCATCGAGCTCGAAGAGCAGAACAGCAGCGAGATCGTGGCCGCGCTGGTGGAGAACCGCGCGGATGTGGGCATCTTTGCCGACCGCACGCCCAGCGCGGGCCTGGTCACGGTGGAGTACCGGCAGGACGAACTGGTGCTGGTCACGCCGCCGGGCCATCCGCTGTCCGAGCGCGGGCCCGTGCGCTATGCGGACACGCTGGAATACGACTTCGTCAGCTTGCCGCAGGTCACCTCGCTGGCGGCCCGCCTGCTGGAGGAAAGCAGTCGGCTCGACCGGCCTTTCCGCCTGCGCATCCAGGTGCGCAGCTTCGACGCCATGTGCCGCATGGTGATGGCGGGGCTGGGCGTGGGCGTGTTGCCGCGCATCGCGGCCGAGCCCCATGTGCAGTCGATGGGCCTGTCGCTGGTGGGGCTGCAGGATGCCTGGGCGCGCCGCACGCTGCTGATCGGCATGCGCGATCCCGCCGGCCTGACGGTGTCGGCGCGGCTGCTCATCACCCACCTTTGCGGCGATCGCGCGCCCTTCTGA
- a CDS encoding Bug family tripartite tricarboxylate transporter substrate binding protein, which translates to MPRNPASAAARPQSSTSVSPARRKTLAVVALAAAGLAGTAAWAQDGAYPTRPVTLVVSAAAGGTTDLAARMISEPLSKALGQPVVVDNRPGGSGGIAAQTVARAKPDGYTLMVQYSGYQVISPLLMKNAWDPVKDFAPVANILSAPQVLVVRPSLPVKTLKELVAYAKANPNKLNYASSGNGSLQHVSTELLNQMAGIQITHVPYKGTGPAMTDLLGGSVDLTITTPPPLMGHIAGGKLRPLVVTSKQRLPSLKDVPSAPEAGYPDLDVSSWFAMYAPAGTPKPIIDKLAGEIDRIMQTEAFRKKAEELGAEAKFMGPAQLATYQRNELARWAKVIKAADIHAE; encoded by the coding sequence ATGCCTCGCAATCCGGCATCTGCCGCCGCACGTCCCCAATCTTCTACGTCCGTCTCGCCTGCGCGCCGCAAGACGCTCGCCGTCGTGGCGCTGGCCGCCGCCGGCCTGGCCGGCACGGCCGCCTGGGCGCAGGACGGCGCCTACCCAACGCGCCCGGTCACGCTGGTGGTGTCCGCCGCAGCCGGCGGCACGACCGACCTGGCCGCGCGCATGATCTCGGAGCCCCTGTCCAAGGCCCTCGGCCAGCCGGTGGTGGTGGACAACCGTCCGGGCGGCTCGGGCGGCATCGCCGCTCAGACGGTGGCGCGCGCCAAGCCGGACGGCTACACGCTGATGGTGCAGTACTCGGGCTACCAGGTCATCTCGCCGCTGCTGATGAAGAACGCATGGGACCCCGTCAAGGACTTCGCGCCGGTCGCCAACATCCTGTCGGCGCCGCAGGTGCTGGTGGTGCGGCCGAGCCTGCCGGTGAAGACGCTCAAGGAACTGGTGGCCTATGCCAAGGCCAACCCCAACAAGCTCAACTACGCGTCGTCGGGCAACGGCTCGCTGCAGCACGTCTCCACTGAGTTGCTGAACCAGATGGCCGGCATCCAGATCACCCATGTCCCATACAAGGGCACCGGCCCGGCCATGACCGACCTGCTGGGTGGCTCGGTGGATCTCACCATCACCACGCCGCCGCCGCTGATGGGGCATATCGCGGGCGGCAAGCTGCGCCCGCTGGTGGTCACCAGCAAGCAGCGCCTGCCCAGCCTGAAGGACGTGCCCTCCGCGCCGGAAGCGGGCTACCCCGATCTGGATGTGTCGTCCTGGTTCGCCATGTACGCGCCGGCCGGCACGCCCAAGCCGATCATCGACAAGCTCGCCGGCGAGATCGACCGCATCATGCAGACCGAGGCCTTCCGCAAGAAGGCGGAGGAGCTCGGCGCCGAGGCGAAGTTCATGGGCCCGGCGCAGCTCGCCACCTATCAGCGCAACGAGCTGGCGCGCTGGGCCAAGGTCATCAAGGCGGCCGATATCCACGCGGAATGA
- the recR gene encoding recombination mediator RecR, whose protein sequence is MKGAPPTSLQALIEALRVLPGVGPKSAQRMAYHLLQHDREGARKLGDALRGAADGIKHCSRCNTFTEQEICSTCLDERRDASLLCVVETPSDQIMIEQTLTYRGQYFVLMGRLSPLDGIGPREIHLDRLLARATDPAMGGPVTEVIVATNFTSEGEATAHYIGEMLKARGLKVSRLARGVPVGGELEYVDAGTIARAVMDRRAV, encoded by the coding sequence ATGAAGGGTGCTCCCCCGACCTCGCTGCAGGCGCTGATCGAGGCGCTGCGGGTCTTGCCCGGCGTGGGGCCGAAGTCGGCCCAGCGCATGGCTTACCACCTGCTGCAGCACGACCGCGAAGGCGCCCGCAAGCTGGGCGACGCCTTGCGCGGCGCGGCCGATGGCATCAAGCATTGCTCGCGCTGCAATACCTTCACCGAGCAGGAGATCTGCTCGACCTGCCTGGATGAGCGGCGCGACGCCTCGCTGCTGTGCGTGGTGGAGACGCCGTCCGACCAGATCATGATCGAGCAGACGCTGACCTATCGCGGCCAGTATTTCGTGCTGATGGGCCGGCTCTCGCCGCTCGACGGCATCGGCCCGCGCGAGATCCACCTGGACCGGCTGCTGGCGCGCGCCACCGATCCCGCCATGGGCGGGCCGGTGACGGAGGTGATCGTCGCCACCAATTTCACCAGCGAAGGCGAGGCCACGGCGCACTACATCGGCGAGATGCTCAAGGCGCGCGGCCTCAAGGTGTCGCGCCTGGCGCGCGGCGTGCCGGTGGGCGGCGAGCTCGAATACGTCGATGCCGGCACCATTGCCCGCGCGGTGATGGACCGGCGCGCGGTGTAG
- a CDS encoding antibiotic biosynthesis monooxygenase family protein — protein sequence MILESAVLPVRPGQEAAFEAAFGQARHIIAGMPGFLGLELHRGIEQPSAYLLTVRWRTLEAHTEGFRGSPEYQQWKALLHHFYEPFPTVLHHVPVVSMAAPGEPA from the coding sequence ATGATTCTCGAATCCGCAGTGCTGCCGGTGCGCCCCGGCCAGGAAGCCGCCTTTGAAGCGGCCTTCGGGCAGGCGCGCCATATCATCGCGGGCATGCCGGGCTTCCTTGGGCTTGAGCTGCATCGCGGCATCGAGCAGCCGTCGGCGTACCTGCTGACGGTGCGCTGGCGCACGCTGGAAGCCCACACCGAGGGTTTCCGCGGCTCGCCCGAGTACCAGCAGTGGAAAGCCTTGCTGCATCATTTCTACGAGCCGTTTCCCACCGTGCTGCATCACGTGCCGGTGGTGAGCATGGCTGCGCCCGGGGAGCCGGCATGA
- a CDS encoding hydroxymethylglutaryl-CoA lyase — protein MSAPSMPRGPARIEINEVAPRDGLQIEPAVVPTDAKVAFLDALSACGFARIEATSFTSAKAIPALADAEAVMHRMQRGAGVRYTALVPNLRGLERALSCRPDELNLVMSASETHNRANLRMTRAQSQAQLLAMIEAANAAGVPVNVSLSTVFGCPFEGEVDADAVMALAESFAHAGAAGITLCDTTGMAYPTQVAALCARFGQSLPQAGLTIHLHNTRGMGLANALAAWQTGVTRFDAAAGGLGGCPFAPGASGNVSTEELVHMFDAMGVDTGVDLARLLDVVAGLPALVQRDTASQLLRAGTRLRTHQPPAWLAEHFAGQG, from the coding sequence ATGAGCGCGCCATCCATGCCGCGCGGCCCGGCCCGCATCGAGATCAACGAAGTCGCGCCACGCGACGGCCTGCAGATCGAGCCGGCCGTGGTCCCGACCGACGCCAAGGTGGCCTTCCTGGACGCCTTGTCCGCCTGCGGCTTTGCCCGCATCGAAGCCACGTCCTTTACCTCGGCCAAGGCCATCCCCGCATTGGCCGATGCCGAAGCGGTGATGCACCGCATGCAGCGTGGCGCGGGCGTGCGCTACACCGCGCTGGTGCCGAACCTGCGCGGCCTGGAGCGCGCGCTGTCGTGCCGGCCCGATGAGCTCAACCTGGTGATGTCGGCCAGCGAGACGCACAACCGCGCCAACCTGCGCATGACGCGCGCCCAGTCGCAGGCCCAGCTGCTGGCGATGATCGAGGCGGCCAACGCGGCCGGCGTGCCGGTCAATGTGTCGCTGTCCACCGTGTTCGGCTGCCCCTTCGAGGGCGAGGTCGACGCCGATGCCGTGATGGCGCTGGCCGAGTCCTTCGCCCATGCCGGCGCGGCGGGCATCACGCTGTGCGACACCACCGGCATGGCGTATCCCACGCAGGTGGCCGCGCTGTGCGCGCGCTTCGGGCAAAGCCTGCCGCAGGCGGGCCTCACCATTCACCTGCACAACACCCGCGGCATGGGCCTGGCCAACGCGCTGGCCGCATGGCAAACGGGCGTGACCCGTTTCGATGCCGCCGCCGGCGGCCTGGGCGGTTGCCCCTTTGCGCCCGGCGCAAGCGGCAACGTCAGCACCGAGGAGCTGGTGCATATGTTCGACGCCATGGGCGTGGACACCGGGGTGGACCTGGCGCGCCTGCTCGATGTGGTGGCCGGTTTGCCGGCGCTGGTCCAGCGCGACACCGCCAGCCAGTTGCTGCGTGCCGGCACGCGCTTGCGCACGCATCAGCCGCCGGCCTGGCTGGCCGAGCATTTCGCCGGGCAGGGCTGA
- a CDS encoding YbaB/EbfC family nucleoid-associated protein, whose product MMKGQLAGLMKQAQQMQENMKKMQEQLALIEVEGQSGAGLVKVVMTCKNDVKRVSIDPSLLAEGEDKELLEDLVAAAFNDAVRKAEATSQEKMGSMTSGLPLPPGFKLPF is encoded by the coding sequence ATGATGAAGGGCCAACTGGCCGGGCTGATGAAGCAAGCCCAGCAGATGCAGGAAAACATGAAGAAGATGCAGGAGCAGCTTGCCCTGATCGAGGTCGAGGGCCAGTCCGGCGCCGGCCTGGTCAAGGTGGTGATGACCTGCAAGAACGACGTCAAGCGCGTCTCCATCGACCCCAGCCTGCTCGCCGAAGGCGAAGACAAGGAACTGCTGGAAGACCTGGTTGCCGCCGCGTTCAACGACGCCGTGCGCAAGGCCGAGGCTACCTCGCAGGAAAAGATGGGCTCGATGACCTCCGGCCTGCCGTTGCCCCCGGGCTTCAAGCTGCCGTTCTGA
- a CDS encoding CaiB/BaiF CoA transferase family protein, whose amino-acid sequence MARQILEGIRVLELGQLIAGPFAAKTLADFGAQVVKVEPPGQGDPLRKWRMLYEDTSVWWEAQSRNKQSICIDLRNPQGQAVVRKLAAEADVLIENFRPGTMEKWGLGYEALRAENPGLIMVRVSGYGQTGPKKDEPGFAAVAEAMGGLRYLTGEPGRAPVRAGLSLGDTIAGLHGALGVLLALYERDARGGEGQVIDVALYESLFNLSESLLPEYSAFGAVRQPAGGALPGIAPSNAYPCASGEYVLVAANGDAIFKRLMHAIGRADLGDDPALARNDGRVKRVDEIDAAITAWTRMQSVEDALAVLKQAEVPSGRIYTVKDISEDPHYRARGVIESVTAASGLTVKVPGIMPKLSGSPGAIHDRAPTLGEHTDSVLEAAGFDAATIADMRARGVVA is encoded by the coding sequence ATGGCGCGACAGATCCTCGAAGGCATTCGGGTACTCGAACTCGGGCAACTGATTGCCGGCCCCTTCGCCGCCAAGACCCTCGCCGATTTTGGCGCCCAAGTGGTCAAGGTGGAGCCGCCCGGACAGGGCGACCCGCTGCGCAAATGGCGCATGCTTTACGAGGACACCTCCGTCTGGTGGGAAGCGCAATCGCGCAACAAGCAATCCATCTGCATCGACCTGCGCAATCCGCAAGGGCAGGCCGTGGTGCGCAAGCTGGCCGCCGAGGCCGACGTGCTGATCGAGAACTTCCGTCCCGGCACCATGGAGAAATGGGGCCTGGGCTATGAAGCGCTGCGCGCGGAAAACCCCGGCCTGATCATGGTGCGCGTGTCCGGCTACGGCCAGACCGGTCCGAAGAAGGACGAGCCGGGCTTTGCCGCGGTGGCCGAGGCCATGGGCGGCCTGCGCTACCTGACCGGCGAGCCGGGCCGTGCCCCGGTGCGCGCCGGCCTGTCGCTGGGCGACACCATTGCCGGCCTGCATGGCGCGCTCGGCGTGCTGCTGGCGTTGTACGAGCGCGATGCGCGCGGCGGCGAAGGGCAGGTGATCGACGTGGCGCTGTACGAGTCGCTGTTCAACCTGAGCGAAAGCCTGCTGCCCGAATACTCGGCCTTTGGCGCCGTGCGCCAGCCGGCTGGCGGCGCCTTGCCCGGCATCGCGCCATCCAACGCCTATCCCTGCGCCAGCGGCGAGTACGTGCTGGTGGCCGCCAACGGCGACGCCATCTTCAAGCGCCTGATGCATGCCATCGGCCGCGCCGACCTGGGCGACGATCCGGCGCTCGCGCGCAACGACGGCCGCGTCAAGCGCGTCGACGAGATCGATGCGGCCATCACCGCGTGGACGCGCATGCAAAGCGTGGAAGATGCGCTGGCGGTGCTCAAGCAGGCCGAAGTGCCGTCCGGGCGCATCTACACGGTCAAGGACATCTCGGAGGACCCCCACTACCGTGCACGCGGCGTGATCGAAAGCGTGACCGCGGCCAGCGGCCTGACGGTCAAAGTGCCTGGCATCATGCCCAAGCTCTCGGGCAGCCCGGGCGCCATCCATGACCGCGCGCCTACGCTGGGCGAGCATACCGACAGCGTGCTGGAGGCGGCCGGCTTCGACGCCGCCACCATTGCCGACATGCGCGCACGCGGGGTGGTGGCATGA
- a CDS encoding recombinase family protein, with protein sequence MFVRGYLRASTKEQDAQRARHDLEAFASEQGLQIASMYIENESGASLQRPELFRLLEDCHDGDVLLIEQVDRLSRLNADDWDDLKAKLKEKHVRVVALDLPTSHALATPGDEFTASMLQALNGMMLDMLAAIARKDYVDRRRRQAQGIAKLKAEGGYKGRKPDTERNEAIMQMLKRGDSWNHIVAATGCSRSTLARLSQQVKQEAATASA encoded by the coding sequence ATGTTTGTCCGTGGGTATCTGAGAGCCAGTACGAAAGAGCAAGACGCGCAACGTGCAAGGCACGACCTTGAGGCATTCGCCAGCGAACAAGGTTTGCAGATTGCCTCGATGTACATCGAAAACGAATCCGGCGCATCGCTGCAACGTCCTGAACTGTTCCGACTCCTGGAGGACTGCCATGATGGCGATGTCCTCCTGATCGAGCAAGTAGACCGCCTCTCGCGTCTGAACGCTGACGACTGGGACGACCTGAAAGCCAAGCTCAAAGAAAAGCATGTACGTGTAGTGGCCCTAGACCTGCCTACATCCCATGCACTCGCTACACCCGGCGACGAATTCACGGCAAGTATGCTTCAGGCACTGAACGGGATGATGCTTGACATGCTGGCGGCCATCGCGCGTAAGGACTACGTTGACCGTCGCCGCCGTCAGGCTCAAGGCATAGCCAAGCTGAAGGCTGAGGGTGGATACAAAGGCCGTAAGCCTGACACTGAGCGCAATGAGGCAATCATGCAGATGCTGAAACGTGGCGATAGCTGGAACCACATCGTTGCAGCTACTGGGTGCTCTCGCTCTACCTTGGCACGTCTCAGCCAGCAGGTGAAGCAGGAAGCTGCTACGGCCAGCGCCTGA